A genomic region of Bernardetia sp. ABR2-2B contains the following coding sequences:
- a CDS encoding fatty acid desaturase: MKKSYFDKDLMKSLSSYAIENRFKSWYFLIECLLILFFLEIIIFNVESLILRLSLSSVIGLLFIRLFVIYHDTLHKAIFTTSKPARFLIKCFGVFVLNPPSVWERSHNHHHRNNSKMYSSSVGSFPILSKSQYYSLSKKEKLIYTFTRHPLNIFFGYFTVFLLGMCLIPFIKSPKKHFDGLISIIIHITLTILLIKIDTQFFFFGFWFPLFLSSMLGAYLFYVQHNFPSIQLVENEKWDYFFAALYSTSFFKMNPIMNWFTGNIGFHHIHHLNAQIPFYNLPSAMKNISKVQNPITITWSIKDANACFSLFYFDEKLGQMTNKQND; this comes from the coding sequence ATGAAAAAATCATATTTTGATAAAGATTTGATGAAGAGTCTTTCTTCTTACGCTATTGAAAACAGATTTAAAAGTTGGTATTTTCTGATAGAATGTTTATTAATATTATTTTTTTTAGAAATAATCATTTTTAATGTAGAAAGCTTAATACTACGGCTTTCGTTAAGTAGTGTGATTGGCTTGTTATTCATCCGTTTATTCGTAATTTATCACGATACGCTTCACAAAGCAATTTTCACTACAAGCAAACCTGCCCGTTTTTTGATAAAATGCTTTGGTGTTTTTGTTCTGAATCCTCCTAGTGTATGGGAGCGTTCTCACAATCACCATCACAGAAATAATTCGAAAATGTATAGTTCTAGCGTAGGAAGTTTTCCTATTCTATCAAAGTCGCAATATTACTCTTTATCAAAAAAGGAAAAGCTCATTTATACTTTTACACGTCATCCTTTAAATATTTTTTTTGGTTATTTTACGGTCTTTTTATTGGGGATGTGTTTGATTCCTTTTATAAAATCACCTAAAAAACACTTTGATGGTTTGATTTCTATTATTATACACATCACTCTAACAATTTTATTAATCAAAATTGATACACAATTTTTCTTTTTTGGTTTCTGGTTTCCTTTATTCCTTTCATCTATGTTAGGAGCTTATTTATTTTATGTACAACATAACTTTCCTTCAATACAATTAGTAGAGAATGAAAAGTGGGATTATTTTTTTGCTGCTTTATATTCTACTAGCTTTTTCAAAATGAATCCAATAATGAATTGGTTTACTGGAAATATTGGTTTTCATCATATTCATCATCTGAATGCACAAATTCCTTTTTATAACTTACCGTCTGCTATGAAAAATATTTCTAAAGTCCAAAATCCAATAACTATTACGTGGTCTATTAAAGATGCAAATGCTTGTTTTAGTTTATTTTATTTTGATGAAAAGTTGGGGCAAATGACTAATAAACAAAATGACTAA
- a CDS encoding TIGR02452 family protein produces MQKSRRISIAKDTVEVIKNGFYINQKNEKVDISEIQEYAQSNSELFEAKDNFMLEAHYEPLKSVKRKYYTQNESVMVVIDNLLKANNEPVFCLNFASAKNIGGGFLTGAQAQEESIARVTGLSACCFEFFEEYYQFHRSRKSMLYTDTMIYSPNVPIFKNDEGEYLDQPQKVSILTSAAVNAGVVRRQERKRIDKIIPVMYQRTEKVLAIAHRNGYKNLVLGAWGCGVFQNEPADIAKIFHELLTTKFENCFEEVVFAIKTNQEKIINPFLKYFPEY; encoded by the coding sequence ATGCAAAAATCAAGACGTATAAGTATTGCAAAAGATACCGTTGAGGTAATCAAAAATGGTTTTTATATCAATCAGAAAAATGAAAAAGTAGATATATCAGAAATTCAAGAATATGCACAGAGCAATTCAGAGCTTTTTGAAGCAAAAGATAATTTTATGTTAGAAGCGCATTATGAGCCTTTGAAAAGTGTCAAAAGAAAATATTATACGCAGAATGAATCCGTTATGGTCGTCATTGATAATCTATTGAAGGCGAATAATGAACCTGTTTTTTGCCTGAATTTTGCTTCTGCCAAAAATATTGGTGGTGGTTTTCTGACAGGCGCACAGGCACAAGAGGAATCTATCGCACGAGTAACAGGGCTTAGTGCTTGTTGTTTTGAGTTTTTTGAGGAATATTATCAGTTTCATCGCAGTAGAAAAAGTATGCTTTATACCGATACGATGATTTATTCGCCTAATGTTCCGATTTTCAAAAATGATGAAGGAGAATATTTAGACCAGCCACAAAAAGTAAGTATTCTGACTTCGGCTGCCGTAAATGCAGGAGTTGTAAGAAGACAAGAGAGAAAACGAATAGACAAAATAATTCCTGTGATGTATCAGCGAACTGAAAAAGTATTGGCTATTGCTCATCGCAACGGTTATAAAAATTTAGTTTTGGGAGCGTGGGGCTGTGGAGTTTTTCAAAATGAACCTGCTGATATTGCCAAGATTTTTCATGAACTTCTGACTACGAAATTTGAAAACTGCTTTGAAGAAGTTGTTTTTGCTATCAAGACCAATCAAGAAAAAATTATTAATCCTTTTTTGAAGTATTTTCCTGAATATTAA
- a CDS encoding restriction endonuclease, which yields MNDYDFSTLNDKEFESLVKDLLNAEFELELQDFKKGRDKGIDLRYSTPENDNSLVVQVKHYVKSKYANLKHGMINTELPKVKKLKPNRYIVVTSLELAAYQKDELKKALHPFVSTSQDIIARNELNDYLSKNEEIEKKYFKLWFSSINVFNSILNNAVEGRTRYLIEKIKRKLPLYVPTKKTDEANKILEKEKLLLITGQPGIGKTTLAEVLLLEKAERGYKIYQIENVRDAEDVITQNPKQKQLFYFDDFLGESYLEIVNADKTETQLTNFIDRIRHSENKYLILTTRTVILNHANKKHEKINRLSLNRKKFEIELTDYDNYHKALILYNHLYFSEISKELYNTILKERFYWDIIKHKNYTPRIVEFLSTNDEIYNLTPIQYKDFIIKNLNNPKEIWKKSFENQISDLDRFLLLTLFTLGASTEISVLRKSYENRLNFERKFNNLSVNSIAFENSIKILQNGFIISKIYDRDSDKQYFDFINPSLTDFLIPYIEQSHSTKKDIISSILYIEQFRRFNPREKVFTLDNEIQSIIFDKIASNIWTANTDSMYYTDYKVYIEQLNILYNYCESCDIDSQFLTILKNINFSNVNEKMMMVMFNAQKLEDSFIYLKDHFIEYIEPLIERVDNIENADKIKELFNIYGYNYEEYSDYAGSDYICEMIGNILYNEEEKIKDEYEATVLDFDDIYWEYEKLDSLVKKLNNEFLEYGNLSLYSDYKIYLDENYWEEVIERNKEKAAKEELAAEDKYEYYQENNDFEIDNLFD from the coding sequence ATGAATGATTACGATTTTTCAACTCTCAATGACAAAGAATTTGAATCTTTAGTAAAAGATTTACTGAATGCTGAGTTTGAACTTGAATTACAAGATTTTAAAAAGGGAAGAGATAAGGGAATAGATTTGAGATATTCAACGCCTGAAAATGATAATTCATTAGTAGTACAAGTCAAACACTATGTAAAATCAAAATATGCAAATCTAAAGCATGGTATGATAAATACTGAGCTTCCAAAAGTAAAGAAGCTAAAGCCAAATAGATACATAGTAGTAACATCTTTAGAGTTAGCTGCTTATCAAAAAGATGAGTTAAAAAAGGCATTGCATCCCTTTGTTTCGACATCACAGGATATAATCGCAAGAAATGAATTGAATGATTATTTATCCAAAAACGAAGAAATAGAAAAAAAATACTTCAAGCTATGGTTTTCAAGTATCAATGTATTTAATTCCATTCTGAATAATGCTGTTGAAGGAAGAACAAGATATTTAATAGAAAAAATAAAAAGAAAACTTCCACTTTATGTTCCTACTAAAAAAACAGATGAAGCAAACAAGATACTGGAAAAGGAAAAACTATTACTTATAACAGGTCAGCCAGGAATTGGCAAAACTACTTTGGCAGAAGTTCTATTACTTGAAAAAGCTGAAAGAGGATATAAGATATATCAAATTGAAAATGTAAGAGATGCAGAGGATGTAATTACTCAGAATCCTAAGCAAAAACAGTTATTTTATTTTGATGATTTTTTAGGTGAAAGTTACTTAGAAATAGTAAATGCTGATAAAACAGAAACTCAACTGACTAATTTTATTGATAGAATTAGACATTCAGAAAATAAATATTTAATACTGACAACTCGTACAGTTATTCTAAATCATGCAAACAAAAAACATGAAAAAATAAATCGTTTATCTTTAAATAGAAAAAAGTTTGAGATAGAATTAACTGATTATGATAATTATCATAAGGCTTTAATATTATATAATCATTTATATTTTAGTGAAATTAGTAAAGAGTTGTACAATACTATATTAAAAGAGAGGTTTTATTGGGATATTATAAAACATAAAAATTATACACCACGAATTGTTGAATTTTTATCTACAAATGATGAAATATACAATTTAACCCCCATTCAATACAAAGATTTTATAATAAAAAATTTGAATAACCCCAAAGAAATTTGGAAGAAGTCGTTCGAAAATCAAATTTCTGATTTAGACAGGTTTTTATTACTTACCTTATTTACTCTTGGAGCAAGTACAGAGATAAGTGTTTTGAGGAAATCATATGAAAATAGATTAAATTTTGAAAGAAAATTTAATAATCTATCTGTAAATTCTATTGCTTTTGAAAATTCAATCAAAATACTACAAAATGGATTTATAATATCAAAAATTTATGATAGAGATTCAGATAAACAATATTTTGATTTTATCAATCCATCATTAACAGACTTTTTGATTCCATATATTGAGCAATCACATTCAACAAAAAAAGATATAATCTCCAGTATACTTTACATAGAGCAATTCAGAAGATTTAATCCTAGAGAAAAAGTGTTCACACTTGATAATGAGATTCAAAGTATCATTTTCGATAAGATAGCTAGTAATATTTGGACAGCAAATACTGATAGTATGTATTATACAGACTATAAAGTTTATATAGAACAATTAAATATTCTATATAATTACTGTGAAAGTTGTGACATTGATTCTCAATTTTTGACTATACTAAAGAATATAAATTTTTCAAATGTAAATGAGAAAATGATGATGGTTATGTTTAATGCTCAAAAGTTAGAAGATAGCTTTATTTATTTAAAAGATCATTTTATAGAATATATAGAACCATTAATAGAGAGAGTAGATAATATAGAAAATGCTGATAAAATAAAAGAATTATTTAATATTTATGGTTATAATTATGAAGAATATTCAGATTACGCTGGGTCAGACTATATTTGTGAGATGATTGGAAATATATTATATAATGAAGAAGAAAAAATAAAAGACGAGTATGAGGCTACTGTTTTAGATTTTGATGATATATATTGGGAGTATGAAAAGTTAGATAGTTTAGTAAAGAAACTAAACAATGAATTCTTAGAATATGGGAATTTATCCCTTTATAGTGATTATAAAATCTATTTAGATGAGAATTATTGGGAAGAGGTAATTGAACGAAATAAAGAAAAAGCAGCAAAGGAAGAATTAGCAGCAGAAGATAAATATGAGTATTATCAAGAAAATAATGATTTTGAGATAGATAATCTATTTGATTAG
- a CDS encoding M14 family zinc carboxypeptidase, whose amino-acid sequence MKLKVLPILFFVFFLLTNQIFAQKTKLISSKIENYYFETLKKQNQELKFNPAIPTPKDVLGFEVGDWHVSHDKLLFYLHTLAQQSERISIDTIGFTHEQRPLIQLIITNPTNQSRLEEIRKKHVELTNSNSATVSTENLPVVVWQGYSIHGNEASGSNAALLYAYYLAAAEGDEIENKLKNAVVILDPSFNPDGLNRFASWVNMHKSKSQVTDPNRRETNEPFPRGRTNHYWFDLNRDWLPVQQPESKARLKRFHEWKPNILTDHHEMGTNSSFFFQPGVPQRTNPITPQKNQELTAKIGTFHANFLDNIGSLYYTEQSFDDFYYGKGSTYPDVNGSVGILFEQASARGHAQDSENEVITFDFAIRNQLTTSLSTLEAAVNIRKELLDYQQNFYKTTADFAKNSTEKGYLIGGKNDIPRFEELLKILETHQIDFYSLNKDEVKENQDNNSITFSDNNSVIIPINQTQGRLVKAIFDTPKTFKDSIFYDVSAWTFSYAFGLEQKNLSQGEVSNLKGEKIEANYFSEKFNIENKKLQKSEIGYLIDWKNYYAPKLVNRLLEINLNIKVSEEPFSYIMNDKKVDFARGTIFIKAPADESESDNLLQLLTESSEEHSIKITALETGLTDKGVDLGSPSFQTLSLPKVLVVVGEGVNSYETGEIWHLLDARYGMKVSLIEARELSTINLHDYTTIILPSGYPKNFNPNTIASWTENGGTLIAIGSAINYLKGTSFFTLAQKTSAASSEQKQRLMYKDRSNDRGANYVGGLILEGKLDLSNPITFGYESETIRIFKDNSVFLDYSENPYTMPLVYTQNPQRNVVSGYLSDSNKEKLKNGVSIISKNVGRGKFVAFADNPNFRAFWYGTNRLFVNAIFFK is encoded by the coding sequence ATGAAATTAAAAGTATTACCTATTCTATTTTTTGTTTTTTTTCTTCTAACAAATCAAATTTTTGCTCAAAAAACAAAACTAATATCTTCAAAAATTGAAAACTATTATTTTGAAACGCTAAAGAAGCAAAACCAAGAACTCAAATTTAACCCTGCTATTCCCACTCCAAAAGATGTTTTGGGTTTTGAAGTGGGCGACTGGCACGTTTCGCACGACAAACTTCTTTTTTATTTACACACTCTAGCACAGCAATCTGAAAGGATAAGTATTGATACTATCGGATTTACACACGAACAGCGTCCACTTATTCAACTAATTATAACAAATCCTACAAATCAATCAAGGTTAGAAGAAATACGCAAAAAGCATGTTGAGCTGACAAATTCTAATTCTGCAACCGTTTCTACTGAAAATCTTCCTGTTGTGGTTTGGCAAGGATACAGCATTCATGGAAATGAAGCGAGTGGTAGTAATGCAGCACTTTTATATGCCTATTATTTGGCTGCTGCCGAAGGAGATGAAATTGAAAATAAACTCAAAAATGCTGTTGTTATTCTTGACCCAAGTTTTAATCCTGACGGTCTGAATCGTTTTGCAAGTTGGGTAAATATGCACAAAAGTAAGTCGCAAGTAACAGACCCAAATCGTAGAGAAACAAACGAACCTTTTCCAAGAGGAAGAACAAATCATTATTGGTTTGATTTGAATAGAGATTGGTTGCCTGTTCAACAGCCTGAAAGTAAGGCACGTTTGAAGCGTTTCCACGAGTGGAAGCCAAACATTCTGACAGACCACCACGAAATGGGAACAAATAGTAGTTTCTTTTTTCAACCGGGAGTTCCTCAAAGAACAAACCCAATTACACCACAAAAAAATCAAGAACTGACGGCTAAAATAGGAACATTTCACGCCAATTTTTTGGATAATATTGGTTCGCTTTATTATACAGAACAAAGCTTTGATGATTTTTATTACGGAAAAGGCTCTACTTATCCAGATGTAAATGGTTCGGTTGGGATTCTTTTCGAACAAGCAAGTGCAAGAGGACACGCACAGGATAGTGAAAATGAAGTTATTACTTTTGATTTTGCTATTCGTAATCAACTCACTACTTCACTTTCTACGTTAGAAGCTGCCGTAAATATTAGAAAAGAACTTTTAGATTATCAACAAAATTTTTATAAAACGACTGCTGATTTTGCTAAAAACTCTACTGAAAAGGGATATTTAATTGGAGGAAAAAATGATATTCCACGTTTTGAAGAGCTTCTGAAAATTTTGGAAACGCATCAAATTGATTTTTATTCATTAAATAAAGATGAGGTAAAAGAAAATCAAGATAATAATTCAATTACTTTTTCTGATAACAATTCAGTAATTATCCCTATCAATCAAACACAAGGAAGACTTGTGAAAGCCATTTTTGATACGCCAAAGACTTTTAAGGATAGTATTTTTTATGATGTTTCGGCGTGGACATTTTCTTATGCTTTTGGTTTGGAACAAAAAAATCTTTCTCAAGGTGAGGTTTCAAATCTAAAAGGAGAAAAAATAGAAGCTAATTATTTTTCAGAAAAATTTAATATAGAAAATAAAAAATTACAAAAAAGTGAAATTGGTTATCTGATTGACTGGAAAAACTATTATGCTCCAAAACTAGTAAATAGATTATTAGAAATAAATTTGAATATCAAAGTTAGTGAGGAGCCTTTTTCTTATATAATGAATGACAAGAAAGTAGATTTTGCTAGAGGAACTATTTTCATTAAAGCTCCTGCTGATGAATCTGAATCAGATAATTTATTGCAATTATTAACAGAATCAAGTGAAGAACATTCTATCAAAATTACTGCCTTAGAAACAGGACTTACAGATAAAGGCGTTGATTTGGGAAGTCCTAGTTTTCAGACATTGAGTTTGCCAAAAGTTTTGGTGGTTGTGGGTGAAGGCGTAAATTCGTATGAGACAGGTGAAATTTGGCATTTGTTAGACGCTCGTTATGGAATGAAAGTTTCTTTGATTGAGGCGAGAGAACTTTCAACAATTAATCTGCACGATTACACAACGATTATTTTGCCGAGTGGTTATCCTAAAAATTTTAATCCGAATACGATTGCTAGTTGGACAGAAAACGGAGGTACTCTGATTGCTATTGGTTCTGCTATTAATTATCTGAAAGGAACTTCTTTTTTTACATTAGCTCAAAAAACATCTGCTGCGAGTTCAGAACAAAAGCAGCGTTTGATGTATAAAGATAGAAGCAACGATAGAGGAGCAAATTATGTAGGGGGACTTATTTTGGAAGGAAAATTAGATTTATCAAATCCAATTACTTTTGGTTACGAATCTGAAACGATACGCATTTTTAAAGATAATAGTGTCTTTTTGGATTATTCTGAAAATCCTTATACGATGCCTCTTGTTTATACTCAAAATCCTCAAAGGAATGTAGTGAGTGGTTATTTATCTGATTCTAACAAAGAAAAATTAAAGAATGGTGTTTCTATTATTTCAAAAAATGTAGGTAGAGGAAAGTTTGTTGCTTTTGCAGACAATCCAAACTTTAGAGCATTTTGGTATGGAACAAATCGTCTTTTTGTAAATGCAATTTTTTTTAAATAA
- a CDS encoding alpha/beta hydrolase codes for MQPVHTKIDTIKGFGDEVLSVTSYKTESIKSKGIIMINPATAVKQSLYASFAKFIASHNYIVVTFDYQGIGLSRNKKITDYKTTLHQYSQDAKAVFDYLTKKYEQNILIIGHSVGSSFIGFSKSNTSKKLIGAYCICMQSGYKGYAPSKKTKTKLNLLYYGIIPILTILKGYLPAKSLKLGEDLPKEVAREFAQWGKNKRYNLDFIEQNPSYNHFESLSFPMHLVNFSDDEWSTKDSIDDVANLFSNCKIEREYINPQEVGIKKIGHMGFFSPRCKQTLWASSLKWINQVFDKN; via the coding sequence ATGCAACCTGTACACACAAAAATAGATACAATAAAAGGTTTCGGAGATGAAGTGTTATCAGTTACTTCCTACAAAACCGAAAGCATAAAATCAAAAGGAATTATAATGATAAATCCTGCAACTGCTGTAAAGCAAAGTTTATATGCTAGTTTTGCAAAATTTATAGCATCGCATAATTATATTGTTGTTACTTTTGACTACCAAGGCATTGGACTCTCAAGAAACAAAAAAATTACAGATTATAAAACTACTTTGCACCAGTATAGTCAAGATGCAAAAGCTGTCTTTGATTATCTTACCAAAAAGTATGAGCAAAATATTCTGATTATAGGACATAGTGTGGGAAGTAGTTTTATAGGATTTTCAAAAAGCAATACAAGTAAAAAGCTTATTGGAGCTTATTGCATTTGTATGCAGAGTGGTTATAAAGGCTATGCCCCATCTAAAAAAACAAAAACAAAGTTGAACTTACTCTATTATGGAATAATACCAATATTAACGATTTTAAAAGGGTATTTACCTGCTAAATCATTAAAATTAGGAGAAGATTTACCAAAAGAAGTAGCTAGAGAATTTGCTCAATGGGGAAAAAATAAGAGATATAACTTAGATTTTATAGAACAAAATCCGTCTTATAATCATTTTGAATCTCTGTCATTTCCTATGCACTTAGTCAATTTTTCTGACGATGAATGGAGTACGAAAGATTCTATTGATGATGTTGCTAATCTATTTTCTAATTGTAAAATAGAGAGAGAGTATATTAATCCACAGGAAGTAGGAATAAAAAAAATAGGACATATGGGTTTTTTTAGTCCTCGTTGCAAACAGACTTTATGGGCGAGTTCTTTAAAATGGATAAATCAAGTTTTTGACAAAAATTAA